A DNA window from Streptomyces parvus contains the following coding sequences:
- a CDS encoding cytochrome P450, translating to MDPQPGATPYNAPAGCPMHQQQTSLYGPEFAADPHRFYDAARTHGPAAPIELAPGVDATLIVQHEAALRVLQNPALFARDSRRWAALREGAVPMDSPVLPMMIYRPNCLFTDGAEHLRLRKAVTESLARLNSSRLSRDVERIADYLIDQFIERGTADLLNEYAKLLPLLLFNQLFGCPGDIGDRLTRSMSAIFDGEDVLRANAELTECLMELVSIKRRQPGDDITSWLVQHPAGLRDEELKDQLVMLMGAGVEPERNLIGNALLLMLAGEQPGAPERRGSGMLVEDALDDVLWNNPPIANYATHYPVRDIELDGVVLKADTPVLISFAAANSDPGLTDARQTLSKGAHLAWGAGPHVCPAKSPATLIALTAIEKILNTVPDLSLAVPASGVAWRPGPFHRALVALPVRFTPTAARRAAAGVQPPARTSAQLPDPYGNAPSGAPVTPRHASAPAKKQKGWWSSFLDVFRV from the coding sequence ATGGATCCGCAGCCGGGAGCCACCCCGTACAACGCCCCCGCCGGGTGCCCCATGCACCAGCAGCAGACGTCGCTGTACGGACCGGAGTTCGCCGCCGATCCGCACCGCTTCTACGACGCGGCACGGACGCACGGCCCCGCCGCCCCCATCGAGCTGGCCCCCGGGGTGGACGCCACACTGATCGTGCAGCACGAGGCGGCGCTGCGGGTGCTGCAGAACCCGGCGCTGTTCGCCCGGGACTCGCGGCGCTGGGCCGCGCTCCGCGAGGGCGCCGTCCCCATGGACAGCCCCGTGCTGCCGATGATGATCTACCGGCCCAACTGCCTGTTCACCGACGGCGCGGAGCACCTGCGGCTGCGCAAGGCGGTCACCGAGTCGCTGGCCCGGCTCAACAGCAGCCGGCTGAGCCGGGACGTCGAGCGGATCGCCGACTACCTGATCGACCAGTTCATCGAGCGCGGCACCGCCGACCTGCTCAACGAGTACGCCAAGCTCCTGCCGCTGCTCCTGTTCAACCAGCTCTTCGGCTGCCCGGGCGACATCGGCGACCGGCTGACCCGCTCGATGTCGGCGATCTTCGACGGCGAGGACGTGCTCCGCGCCAACGCCGAGCTGACCGAGTGCCTGATGGAGCTGGTCTCGATCAAGCGCCGCCAGCCCGGCGACGACATCACCTCCTGGCTCGTCCAGCACCCGGCGGGACTGCGGGACGAGGAGCTGAAGGACCAGCTGGTGATGCTGATGGGCGCAGGGGTGGAGCCGGAGCGCAACCTGATCGGCAACGCGCTGTTGCTCATGCTCGCCGGAGAGCAGCCGGGCGCGCCCGAGCGGCGCGGTTCGGGGATGCTCGTCGAGGACGCGCTGGACGACGTCCTGTGGAACAACCCGCCGATCGCCAACTACGCCACGCACTACCCGGTGCGGGACATCGAGCTGGACGGGGTGGTGCTGAAGGCGGACACGCCCGTGCTGATCAGCTTCGCCGCCGCGAACAGCGACCCGGGGCTCACCGACGCCCGCCAGACCCTCAGCAAGGGTGCCCATCTGGCCTGGGGCGCCGGCCCGCACGTCTGCCCGGCCAAATCGCCCGCGACGCTGATCGCGCTGACCGCGATCGAGAAGATCCTCAACACCGTCCCGGACCTTTCGCTGGCCGTGCCCGCCTCGGGTGTGGCCTGGCGTCCGGGCCCGTTCCACCGGGCACTGGTCGCCCTGCCCGTACGGTTCACGCCGACGGCCGCGCGGCGGGCGGCTGCCGGGGTGCAGCCCCCGGCGCGGACCTCGGCCCAGCTTCCCGACCCGTACGGCAACGCCCCCTCCGGCGCGCCGGTGACTCCCCGTCACGCATCGGCGCCGGCCAAGAAGCAGAAGGGCTGGTGGAGTTCGTTCCTCGACGTGTTCCGCGTATGA
- a CDS encoding ATP/GTP-binding protein, which produces MDSKSGSAESIYVPEAVQRAAKILVVGHFAVGKTTLIGTLSEITPLRTEERMTQAAAQVDDLRGAPDKKTTTVALDFGRLTLSDELVLYLFGTPGQQRFVELWEDMARGSLGALLLVDPARLADTFPVIDLIETYGLEYAVAVNSFDPYSQHAENELREALDLLPDTPVVFCDARDQKSSGHALITLVRHLLTHAT; this is translated from the coding sequence ATGGACTCCAAGTCCGGTTCGGCTGAGAGCATCTATGTGCCGGAAGCCGTCCAGCGCGCGGCGAAGATCCTCGTCGTCGGGCACTTCGCGGTGGGCAAGACGACGCTGATCGGAACCCTGTCCGAGATCACGCCGCTGCGCACCGAGGAGCGGATGACCCAGGCCGCCGCGCAGGTCGACGACCTGCGCGGGGCGCCCGACAAGAAGACGACGACGGTCGCCCTGGACTTCGGCCGGCTCACCCTCAGCGACGAGCTGGTGCTCTACCTGTTCGGTACGCCGGGGCAGCAGCGGTTCGTGGAGCTGTGGGAGGACATGGCGCGCGGTTCGCTGGGCGCGCTGCTCCTGGTCGACCCCGCGCGGCTCGCCGACACGTTTCCGGTCATCGACCTCATCGAGACGTACGGGCTGGAGTACGCGGTCGCCGTCAACAGCTTCGACCCGTACTCGCAGCACGCCGAGAACGAACTGCGCGAGGCGCTCGATCTGCTGCCGGACACCCCGGTCGTCTTCTGCGACGCCCGCGACCAGAAGTCCTCCGGGCACGCCCTGATCACCCTGGTCCGCCACCTCCTGACGCACGCGACCTGA